In Xylanibacter ruminicola 23, a single genomic region encodes these proteins:
- the istA gene encoding IS21 family transposase — translation MSKLKRAFQMLAASIPHREICGQLHMGRGVLAKYKKAADERHLSYADGGRMNEVDLESFLKSTRPESAPSDARIVLDGLIPDYVSDLAHNRYLTIQHLHENYKREHPDGYGYTQFKKAIRDYQYAHNLSFHNTYMPGEEMQIDFAGDALWLTDPLTGEITSVVVLVCTLPFSGMAYAKALPDASMEYFFGGLSDAFSYFGGTVRRAKSDNMKQWVKKNDRYEPVFTDAALEWAAYYDTTLEACRVRKPRDKGSVEGAVRKIYNAIYAPLHDEVISDLNSMNSRISELLDDFNSKPSKVTGRSRFDIFEAEEKPSLGELPDTPFRFRYRKEVKLSGNYHVQVAGRKYSVPYQYVGQHLTVVWDIDTVEVYAGNTRISTHDRYGIKDPFTHDEDMPPEHLEYMRTKACNAAYFLEKSEEIGPYTRQAMEAILKRSRHVEQNYGSCHGVLSLNRRYGSIRLENACKRLAGYRSVNYTMIKNILEKNLDMAGDQEPVSQMPQNDYVRGAEAFNI, via the coding sequence ATGAGCAAGTTAAAAAGAGCATTTCAAATGCTGGCGGCAAGCATCCCACACCGCGAAATCTGTGGACAACTGCACATGGGACGTGGCGTACTTGCCAAGTACAAGAAGGCGGCTGATGAAAGACATCTGTCGTATGCAGATGGAGGCCGCATGAACGAGGTCGACCTTGAGTCGTTCCTCAAGTCAACAAGACCCGAATCAGCACCATCTGATGCCAGAATTGTCCTCGATGGTCTGATTCCTGATTATGTGTCAGATCTGGCCCATAACCGCTATCTGACCATACAGCATCTCCATGAGAACTATAAGCGTGAACATCCCGACGGCTATGGTTACACTCAGTTTAAGAAAGCTATCCGTGACTATCAGTATGCCCACAACTTGAGTTTTCATAACACCTATATGCCTGGTGAAGAGATGCAGATTGACTTTGCTGGTGATGCCTTGTGGCTAACAGACCCTCTGACAGGCGAAATCACCAGCGTAGTGGTGTTAGTCTGCACGCTTCCTTTCAGTGGAATGGCTTATGCAAAGGCACTTCCTGACGCCTCTATGGAGTATTTCTTTGGAGGTTTATCTGATGCCTTCAGCTATTTTGGAGGGACAGTGCGCAGAGCCAAGAGTGACAACATGAAGCAATGGGTAAAGAAGAACGACCGTTACGAACCTGTTTTCACTGACGCTGCGCTAGAATGGGCTGCATACTACGACACAACGCTTGAAGCGTGTCGCGTAAGGAAACCTCGCGATAAAGGCTCTGTAGAAGGTGCAGTCAGGAAAATCTACAACGCTATCTATGCGCCTCTTCATGATGAGGTTATCAGTGACCTGAACAGCATGAACAGCCGTATTTCAGAACTGCTGGATGATTTTAACTCAAAACCATCGAAAGTTACAGGCAGAAGTCGTTTTGACATTTTTGAGGCAGAAGAGAAACCATCTCTTGGAGAACTGCCTGATACTCCTTTCCGCTTCCGTTATCGCAAAGAGGTCAAGCTGTCAGGTAACTATCATGTACAAGTGGCAGGCCGTAAATATAGCGTGCCATATCAGTATGTAGGACAACATCTTACCGTCGTATGGGATATCGACACTGTGGAGGTCTACGCTGGCAATACACGTATCAGTACGCACGACCGTTATGGCATCAAGGATCCCTTTACCCATGATGAAGATATGCCTCCCGAGCATCTGGAATACATGCGTACAAAGGCGTGCAATGCAGCCTACTTCCTGGAAAAGTCGGAAGAAATCGGGCCTTATACAAGACAGGCTATGGAGGCGATTCTTAAGCGTAGCAGACATGTAGAGCAGAATTATGGCTCATGTCATGGCGTACTCAGTCTGAATCGCAGATATGGCAGTATAAGACTTGAGAATGCTTGCAAAAGGCTTGCTGGATATAGGTCTGTCAACTATACGATGATAAAGAATATCCTGGAGAAGAACCTCGACATGGCAGGCGATCAGGAACCTGTATCACAGATGCCCCAGAACGACTACGTAAGGGGAGCAGAAGCATTTAATATCTAA
- a CDS encoding very short patch repair endonuclease yields the protein MDHLSLQQRHQNMAAIRSKDTKPEMVVRRGLWKRGFRYRLNHKRLPGHPDLVLRKYRTCIFVNGCFWHGHHVALLQTNRDELITDSACCRIPNTNREFWVAKIRRNKERDKEEQRELAKMGWHCITVWECELSPKKREKTIESIAFTLNHIWLQDHRITTRPYPKIDEDDNIGETVPS from the coding sequence ATGGATCACCTCTCACTTCAACAACGCCATCAGAATATGGCAGCAATCCGCTCGAAGGATACGAAGCCAGAGATGGTTGTGCGACGTGGGCTATGGAAACGAGGATTCAGATACAGGCTGAACCATAAGCGGTTGCCTGGTCATCCCGACCTTGTACTAAGAAAGTATCGTACTTGCATCTTTGTAAACGGCTGCTTCTGGCATGGGCACCATGTGGCATTGCTACAAACCAATAGAGATGAGTTAATAACAGATAGTGCATGTTGTAGGATCCCAAACACGAATAGAGAGTTTTGGGTGGCGAAAATCAGAAGGAACAAAGAACGAGACAAGGAGGAACAACGCGAACTGGCAAAAATGGGATGGCATTGCATCACAGTATGGGAATGTGAGTTATCCCCAAAGAAGCGAGAGAAGACCATAGAATCCATTGCATTCACACTTAACCACATTTGGCTTCAGGATCATAGAATAACTACACGCCCCTACCCAAAAATAGATGAAGATGATAATATCGGCGAAACGGTACCATCATAG
- a CDS encoding LlaJI family restriction endonuclease gives MKLLIEGYHYSPKAIDSLGRLMGDLTWRDGTKSKNYVGYYYSAQLGDCVFFLPKVVLSENGLLFGRYNPNDVVDVEKLQENTEYGTSDYQFLYKFTVWLYRGLKEFVRLNPDSGIVKMKDISAVGMQGDKVSNTYLDIMLSLQKFQEENPDYFTFIVKNMHSGMNKINWTKTVSRENAIIQDGTPIYLDLVNKKRQVNFDEELLVIFYSILNYMKRVFGFEVTVNYNYELLTDVEFENWIDYYGEVRLKQIRYKYFSDKDLQLWNLCNNFFERATSIHSDKQYKDFLIVTDYHIVFESMVDELLSDKGLDIGDLKAQEDGKRVDHIYAYQGLINKNKIYYIGDSKYYGIGAPVAEYSEYKQYTYARNVIQHNLSLFLEDEKDAQGRRKNIGKTYLIYRDEDTDGYSITPNFFISARISEKEEDREYYEDKLQARDEIKSIRHFENRLFDRDTLLLQHYDINFLFVLSLYAQSNEGLKKEFKERTKEKFRENVLSFLKNDYAFFSLQLKPKVDTDEGKNDERTLDGMHRAIEKHFRSSIGKVFRPYSDEKFMYVGIEDNAKFYEDNHRLLAELSQDFIIRHYTLNTNPTDELNKLYQLEVELDSATSSTNEFIEFENVANEVFLIGGWRKDKNQQDWIHQNMMYNIRRNSNKSQRSGMVKKVDPDVVSAKYLLLYEIGTDYSSYEVYRIDGHNLRGEEYMRKISYNNPDGNYVVYNIKKMPRNFKPINLRKIIEAARIEEMEKRRKEGTLEEGWEEKWYGTPIFKKGKELIEA, from the coding sequence ATGAAACTACTGATAGAGGGTTATCACTACAGTCCCAAAGCAATTGACTCGCTTGGACGACTAATGGGCGACTTGACGTGGAGGGATGGCACGAAAAGCAAGAACTATGTGGGCTATTACTATAGCGCACAACTTGGTGATTGTGTATTCTTCCTACCTAAAGTCGTACTCAGCGAGAATGGATTGCTATTTGGCAGGTACAACCCTAATGATGTGGTGGATGTAGAGAAGTTGCAGGAAAACACAGAGTATGGTACAAGCGACTATCAGTTCCTATACAAGTTTACTGTCTGGTTATATCGGGGATTAAAAGAGTTTGTGAGGTTGAATCCCGACTCAGGTATCGTAAAGATGAAGGACATCAGTGCCGTTGGCATGCAAGGCGACAAGGTGTCGAACACCTATTTGGACATTATGCTTTCTTTGCAGAAGTTCCAAGAAGAAAATCCTGATTACTTCACCTTTATAGTGAAGAACATGCATAGTGGAATGAACAAGATAAATTGGACAAAGACCGTAAGCCGTGAAAATGCTATAATACAAGACGGTACTCCAATATATCTTGACCTTGTAAACAAGAAAAGACAAGTAAACTTTGATGAAGAACTGTTGGTAATATTCTACTCCATCTTGAACTACATGAAGAGAGTGTTCGGATTTGAGGTGACAGTGAATTACAACTATGAACTGTTAACTGATGTGGAGTTTGAAAACTGGATAGATTATTATGGAGAAGTTCGTTTAAAACAGATACGATACAAGTACTTCTCAGACAAAGATCTCCAGTTATGGAATCTTTGTAATAATTTCTTTGAAAGGGCGACAAGCATTCATAGCGACAAACAATATAAAGATTTCCTTATTGTGACAGACTATCATATTGTGTTCGAGTCTATGGTTGATGAGTTGCTATCAGATAAGGGACTTGACATTGGAGACTTGAAAGCACAGGAAGACGGCAAGAGAGTTGACCATATATATGCATACCAAGGTTTGATTAACAAGAACAAAATATACTATATTGGTGACTCAAAATATTACGGTATTGGTGCGCCTGTAGCAGAATATTCTGAATACAAGCAATATACGTATGCAAGAAATGTAATACAACATAATTTATCTTTATTCCTTGAGGACGAGAAAGATGCACAAGGTCGACGTAAGAATATAGGTAAGACGTATCTTATTTATAGGGATGAAGATACTGACGGATACAGCATAACGCCCAATTTCTTTATCTCGGCACGTATTAGCGAGAAAGAAGAGGATCGCGAGTATTATGAGGATAAGCTTCAGGCAAGGGATGAGATAAAGAGCATAAGACATTTTGAGAATCGCCTATTTGATAGAGACACTCTTCTTTTGCAACACTACGACATCAATTTCCTCTTTGTCTTGTCACTTTACGCACAAAGTAACGAAGGTCTGAAAAAAGAATTTAAGGAAAGAACAAAGGAGAAATTCAGAGAGAATGTATTATCATTCTTGAAGAATGATTATGCTTTCTTTTCACTTCAGCTAAAGCCAAAGGTCGATACTGACGAAGGCAAGAATGACGAGCGGACACTTGACGGAATGCATAGGGCTATTGAGAAGCATTTTCGTAGTAGTATAGGCAAGGTGTTCCGTCCTTACAGCGACGAGAAATTCATGTATGTTGGGATAGAAGACAATGCGAAATTCTATGAGGACAATCATAGGCTATTAGCAGAATTGAGTCAGGACTTTATCATACGCCACTATACTCTGAATACCAATCCTACAGACGAATTAAACAAATTATACCAGTTGGAGGTTGAACTGGATAGTGCCACCTCATCCACTAATGAATTTATAGAATTTGAGAATGTTGCAAATGAAGTGTTCCTGATTGGAGGTTGGCGTAAAGATAAGAACCAGCAGGATTGGATTCATCAAAATATGATGTATAACATCCGCAGAAATAGTAACAAGTCTCAGCGTAGCGGTATGGTGAAGAAAGTTGATCCAGATGTTGTTTCAGCAAAATACCTATTATTATATGAGATTGGAACAGATTATTCTTCGTATGAGGTTTATCGTATTGACGGCCATAACCTACGTGGCGAAGAGTATATGAGAAAGATTAGTTACAACAATCCTGATGGAAACTATGTGGTATACAATATAAAGAAGATGCCACGTAACTTCAAGCCAATTAATTTAAGGAAGATCATTGAGGCAGCCAGAATAGAAGAAATGGAGAAAAGACGTAAAGAAGGCACACTGGAAGAAGGTTGGGAAGAGAAATGGTATGGAACCCCTATCTTCAAAAAGGGTAAAGAACTGATAGAAGCATAG